CTCATCATCATCCGAATAGTATGTCTAATTACCATTATGTCCCTCAACTTTCCCTGACCTCCGATTCCATCCTTGATTCCGGCTCAAATATGCTCCAAATACGAAAATTTTTTTAACAGAACTAAAAGATCCTTTTATTTATATTGGTTAAAATCAGACCCTTACAGAAAAAACACAGAAGGGGTTTTTTTAGGTTTACAACTGGTTATGTCATACTATGCCATATACCATATTTGCTTCTATTTAATAGTAACAGTCAAAATAAGAAGGAAAAATGGAAAGGTTAAAAAAACAAAATTTCATGGATCAGCTTCCATGATCGAAGCTAACCCGCCAACAGCCTTGATTCCGATCGACAAACTCTTCGGCTTAAGCATAATCTCAGGCGCTGGCGGCTTCCATTCGATCGATACAGAAACGCTCTTCTCTTCCTCATAACTTCCAGAAAGGTCAAAAATGGTCTCGCCCAAATCAATATCTTCTACTTCATTATCCAGTTTAATAACTTTTTCTGAAGATGGCTGAATCTTTTCTGGTTCGAGATTTGAAATGGGAGACGACGACTGGTGGGGAGGATTGGCTCGGGTGTGAGGAGAGAGCCATTTGGCTTTAACATATTCAGCTTTTCTCCATGGAGGAATTGGCATACCTTTCTTCTTTAGACTTTGCTTGGCTGCATCCGAAACAATCAATATGATATTTGCCAGACGATCTGATTTACCTACGTATATGAGTGGCAGGAATTGTAGAATTGACTTGTACATCTTTGTCGATCGAGCAATCTCAAATTCTGATCGGAAATCTATGTCTACGATCAATCTCTCCCCATCCATAATCACATCCACATATTCATATTCCCCTGTTTCATCACATGTAATTAAATATGTTCAATATTCAGCCTTAACAAGTTAAAAATTCTCTCCACACTAAGATTTAGTGTAGATTTTCTCAGCAAACAAACAGTAAACAATCACATTACTTTCTCAGCTTACAATTTCTAAGTGAATTAGTTCCTAAACCTGTTGCATGTTCATACGCCATAGAAACCGAAACGAAAGTATGAATAGATCATCCTCAACACAATTGCTCAAAGACACATTATGAAAGAGAGATTACCAGCTGGATAAGAACTTGAATTTTCCCAACGAGATTTGCATGTAGAAGCATCATAACCAAGAGAGACCAATCCATCTACAACAATCTTCCTGCAATTCTCGTCTTTTTGTTTAACGATTTTGTTCTTCTCAACGATCTTCTCGATGTCGGCCAGTAAATTCTTCTCAGAAACACTTGCATAAGGAACAAAGCTCTGCACAAATCATAAAGTTTGGATTATATTTTTGGTCCAAATCAAATCATATGAAACAGCCAAACAACAAGTATTGGTAGTTATATATATACCTTCAATTTTTCAATTGCATCTTCAGAAGAAGACAGATTGGAACCGCTAAATCCAAATTGAGAATCAAATTCGTCCTCGGAGCTGTCATTGCCGTTAAAGCAGTTGCAGCGGTTACGGCCACACCGTGCTGCCGTTTGCTGCTTTTCGTTTTGGTTCTCCTCGATGAAGTTCTGTACCATCTTCGCTAAGCAAATGGAGCTAGGTTCAAACTCGCCGCCGCTGCCGGCTGAATTGTCTTTACTGTAGATAGTACTATTATGAGGCTCATCGGCGGCAACCTTCTCGACCGTGGCTGCAGCGGCGGGGTTTTTGAGAAACTGAAGATCAAATATCCGTTTCAGCCTAGATTTCACCACCGTAGCCGGCTTAACCCCGGGCGGCACCTCTTCAAGCGAATGTGAATCGATTGGCTGGATTTTCATCGGAAAAGGCATTGTAAACAACAAAATCCTCCGATCTTAAACTCTTTAATCAGTTCATTTTGCAAAAAAAAACCAAATCTCTATCTTACACTACACAATTTTCTTCTCGAAATCTTCACTTCCAGTACCAAAATTTGAAGGCGAAGAAGAACTGCTTGAAAGTTAGCACCTCGatcggaaaaaaaataaaaattgttcgGCTGAGATCAGCCAACCAGACTGAATTCTGGCACAGAATTGCAGAAATTCGCCAAAATGAAAAATTAAAAAAAGCAAGGATTTCTAAAACAAAAAAACAACTCCTATATTATACAATCTccagattattattgttattttatatatacaaGTACTAAGAAAAATTCTGAATCTCAATAAACGAGACAGATTATTATTTTAAGCATGGAATAACTTCTAAACTCTGCTAAGTAATATAAAGTCGCTTTATCTTAGGGTTTTTTTCATTCAACAATTACGCGACGGCACGATACCGACCGTCACGCTTTCTTGATCCTTTTCCGGTATCTTCCATTTCCAATTTCCGGCGAATATCGCCGGAGACGacgaaggaattttttttttttggtttgttGGAGAGTGAGCGAGTGGTGTTGAATTGTGTGAAGGAAGAAGACGATAAAGAAGAGACCAAATGGTGTGTGTGGGGGGCATTTTAAATTCGAGTTTTTTAGTTTTTTGACACGTAGGCAAGCTGACGTGGACAGTTTACACGTGTCTGATTGATGAACTCGGTTTGTTTCCGTGGTGCTGGTTTTACAATGCCACGTGCAAGATAAGGGTACATGAGAAATTCCAATTGTGCCCTTTTTTTATTTTTCCTACCTAAATAAAGACGTGGTAGTTAAATTGCTACAGAAACAAGTAAAACTCGTGAACGTTAGAAAGCGGAGTGTGACAAGGAACAGAAAGTTTCCGTTTGGTTCTTTTTTTTGATCATCAAGTTTCCGTTTGGTTATTAAAATCTTTAATACtccattaaataaataaataaataaataccgacatttgtttttaaatatttttaacatttatctaaaataaattaaaattatatttttttaaagatGAAGTTGCTCTCGtatgaatatatttatttatttctttaatgatatttattttttaaaaaagtAACATCGTTTTCAAATGAAAAAAAGAAAAAGTACCATCCCATTTCCCACTTAAAAATTTACCTACTGTAGGTGGAAAAGTATATCAAAATAAAAATTAATTTGTGTGCAGTTTCTTacctatatttaataatattataatataatactataaaataataaaataaaatatatacttttttatTATCATTCTATAACCTAATTGATTAGTAAAGTTTTAATGAAAAAATATATAAGAAAGGTTTTGtacataaaataattttttttacgtGTCAAATTCTTTTTCGCAGTTGATATTTTTGACCGTTGATTGTGGAGTCTGGTGTTATAATAGGAGACAAATTTTTGGCACTCTATAAATCACAAACTACAATTTATCCGCTCCTACTTACTAATAATCTATTTGGAAAAGTCGCTTTATAATTTGATTTGTGTGTAATTGGAGTAATTGAATAGTTTAGTATGTTTGAATGGtcacataattatttaattatagatAATTGTGTGTAGTTCGAAAATTtcaataatataattttaattttgacgtttttttataaatatttgtataattatacgatataattatataatttaattgattttttttcttttatcatattgtttatattttataatttaatattataattGTCAAATGAACCACATAACATAATTATACATCATCAATCAAACaacattataaaaattaatttcatATAACTACAAGTATACTCATATAATTCAGCCcatcttttattttattattttctaaaatactatattgtatttatttatttataatagaaCTCGTAGTAGTTCAAGTTCAAATTAAcaagtataaatataattaaagAGAAAATGATTTGGAAAAAGTTGACTTGACTCCAAACCCCACAAACCGACTACCGACTCCCTATTATTTTGACATCGAAAATAAATTTGTTTCGTTTGTTTTCATCtgaaattatttatatttattatattcacAAATTACTACTTGGACTGAAAaggaataataatataagtaagggCTATTTTGGGAAATCAGATTTCCAAAGCGGTTGACCGACGTCGTTTAGCAACGGCAGCGTTTCCAAAGTTTCAAATGGGACGTTAAGTTTTGTCCTCGTCGTTGAAGCTAGCCAATGTGAAGTTTAACAGACTAATACACGTGGATAATTCTTcagcatttttattttatttttttcttttcgtgACCAGATAATTTAAACTGGATAAGAGAAGAGAGACTGCATTAAAATTTGATGTCCAAGTAAAGGTTAAAGGACCAGATTCAAAAGAAAAAAAGTTAAAGGACCATAAAGTTATAGTCTTAAATCATTTCATTATTTTGAAATAAACCAACCATGTAATTTGTCAAACTAATTGAGttgattaataacaataatacttttttTTACCCAAAAATGAAAATCTTAGTAATTGCCAATTCGAAAGGAAACATTTAACAGCTTATGGTGATGAAAACCATTACTACTCTAAAAATTTAAGACAAAATCATGAGTTTGATCCCTACATTTGTCGAATGGTAGGATATTTAGTTCTTTTTATTAACGTCCGTTAAAAAATTCGTTGATACGATAAATTTAACTATTGGGATGATTATTAGACGTGTTATTTACGTATATAATAATTTTTCACGTCAGATATTGTTATACGtattatttacatgtataataATTTTCACATTATTTATTTGACGTACGAGGAGATGCCACATAGAGCAGTTTGGTCATGAGCGTGGTATGTTATTTTCCGATTAGTGGGCCTCTGAAGACAACGTGTAAAAAGGCCTACAATACTGTTATATGGGCCACTTATAAAAATCAATCAATGAAGTGACCTTAATTAGCAACTTGAGGTTACCACATAATTGGATTTGACAAGTTATTGTAGGGACCCAAATGTCGAATTTGAGATGATTTTCATGGTTGTGGATTAGATTGATACACCACCCACACATTTCTCATAACTTTACGGTCGTGGATTTAGTAATTTTCACGTGTGAATCAATATTTTGAGATTTGTGTTTTAAATAGATGACGTTTATATTTTAAAAGTTCATTAAAAAGTTGACATGATTAATTGGTTAAGACATTCGATTTTTAGAGATAAAGAAGAGCGTTAACTTTCTATACGTCGTATGTCGACTTATTGGTTTCTTTGAAAAAAATCTTGTTTATTGGAAGATCTATCTCGTATTTGGCACTGCATCATGCCGTTCTGTAAGAATTTCGAATCATTATTGTACAAGTATACTCCCTTCATTTCATTGTATTTGTTCATATGGTTCACTTAAAAAGTGATATATCGGAATGGAGGGAATACTATTACGAAGAAACAAGTATCACGAAAGAAAAATGAGTGTTTACAAGTACAATGTTAGAATTTAGTAATTCGAACTTAATAATGTGATTACACAGAAGAAAGAAAAACAATGAACGCATTGTTCAATTGATTTTTCATTTCGAATCCTCTGGTTTTCATATATTCTGTTGGctgaaaaagaaaaaggaaatcaTAATTAATCTTCTTTTAAACTTTAGAGTGACATTTTTAAATAGCAATAGTTTTGGTTGTTTCGTTGGACGTGTGCTTAAATATTATCACAATGTGGTTTTACTAAAAACATCTTTAGAAATATGCATGCATGTTCAACAAaatgaatatatttttttattgacTTTTGGACTACAATAAAGAGATATTATTCAAATACAACAtgttaaaaaatataaaatataatattttcaaTGTAATTATTATTCcatccatatataaatatatatttttttaaatttttattttatttttaaatagaTGATTTTAAGATCTAATTTAaacgttaaatttatttttttacattattttttctataattaaaaaaatatagatTGAGAAACGAAAGGAATATTAGCTACCAGAAATAATCAAATCAACATAACAAAAGTTTAACCGGCCTCAATAAGAAATTACGATATGGAACTTCGAATTCTCTAACAAAAATCTTATTTGagagatttttttttttatcatcattatttgaGAGacttaaaaataataagaataaataaataaatttaactgTACGTGACTTAAATTTTActataaaatcatcaatttttataCTTATTTT
This genomic stretch from Rutidosis leptorrhynchoides isolate AG116_Rl617_1_P2 unplaced genomic scaffold, CSIRO_AGI_Rlap_v1 contig550, whole genome shotgun sequence harbors:
- the LOC139884431 gene encoding uncharacterized protein; its protein translation is MPFPMKIQPIDSHSLEEVPPGVKPATVVKSRLKRIFDLQFLKNPAAAATVEKVAADEPHNSTIYSKDNSAGSGGEFEPSSICLAKMVQNFIEENQNEKQQTAARCGRNRCNCFNGNDSSEDEFDSQFGFSGSNLSSSEDAIEKLKSFVPYASVSEKNLLADIEKIVEKNKIVKQKDENCRKIVVDGLVSLGYDASTCKSRWENSSSYPAGEYEYVDVIMDGERLIVDIDFRSEFEIARSTKMYKSILQFLPLIYVGKSDRLANIILIVSDAAKQSLKKKGMPIPPWRKAEYVKAKWLSPHTRANPPHQSSSPISNLEPEKIQPSSEKVIKLDNEVEDIDLGETIFDLSGSYEEEKSVSVSIEWKPPAPEIMLKPKSLSIGIKAVGGLASIMEADP